From the Desulfobacterales bacterium genome, one window contains:
- a CDS encoding Fic family protein, with amino-acid sequence MNSKGFKPIFTITNHITSCLTRVERARGFLEAATLSENWVREMGNRALVLEAHHTTHIEGTRLTLEQAERLWQGDSVPEANPDDARELLNYRKAFDFVSEYLKSGDPITEGMVREIHKRLVEGVRGGAAAPGEYRRLQNYVVNSVTGETIYTPPPAHDVPIMMAELVNYLNSETETHPVLVSGIAQFQLVNIHPFLDGNGRTSRLLSTLCLYRAGYDFKRLFTISEYYDRNRATFYRAIQGVRDRGMEMTGWLEYFMEGLSTQLAEVRDRGQRAIRRDVLIREYSLSDRQTIALGYILEHDSLTIQDFERLCPNVNRRSLQRDLKAMVDHGLIVSEGETHHLLYRLAKPR; translated from the coding sequence ATGAACAGTAAAGGATTTAAACCTATATTCACAATCACCAACCACATCACAAGCTGTCTCACCCGCGTCGAACGCGCCCGGGGATTCCTGGAGGCTGCAACACTTTCTGAAAACTGGGTTCGTGAGATGGGCAACCGGGCCCTGGTTTTGGAAGCTCACCACACGACTCATATCGAAGGTACACGGCTGACATTGGAACAAGCCGAGCGTCTGTGGCAAGGGGACAGCGTGCCTGAGGCTAACCCGGATGATGCACGGGAACTACTAAACTACCGAAAAGCATTTGATTTTGTTTCCGAGTACCTCAAAAGCGGTGATCCGATTACGGAAGGTATGGTGCGGGAAATCCACAAGCGCCTGGTGGAAGGCGTCCGGGGTGGGGCCGCAGCCCCGGGTGAATATCGAAGACTCCAAAATTACGTGGTTAACTCAGTTACCGGCGAGACGATCTACACACCGCCTCCGGCGCACGATGTCCCCATCATGATGGCCGAATTGGTGAACTATCTCAACAGCGAAACCGAAACACACCCGGTGCTGGTAAGCGGCATCGCCCAGTTTCAGCTTGTGAACATCCATCCATTTTTGGATGGAAACGGTCGCACCTCCCGGCTGCTCTCCACCCTGTGCCTCTACCGAGCCGGATACGATTTCAAAAGGTTGTTCACCATCAGTGAATACTATGACCGGAATCGCGCCACATTCTACCGGGCGATCCAGGGCGTGCGTGATAGAGGCATGGAGATGACCGGTTGGCTGGAGTATTTTATGGAAGGTTTGAGCACACAGCTTGCCGAGGTGAGAGACCGCGGGCAGCGAGCCATCCGCCGGGATGTTCTCATTAGGGAATACAGTCTTTCGGATCGTCAGACCATAGCCCTCGGATACATCTTGGAACATGACAGTTTGACCATCCAAGATTTCGAGCGACTGTGCCCCAATGTCAACCGCCGGTCTCTGCAGCGGGATCTGAAGGCGATGGTGGACCACGGTTTGATCGTCAGCGAAGGCGAAACCCACCACCTGCTCTACCGCCTTGCGAAGCCGCGTTGA
- a CDS encoding N-6 DNA methylase, whose amino-acid sequence MAKKSYVKADEIQIKGNQIFSPVRRKWLPLTPEERVRQEYLFVLTEGYGFTIDQISEEMDVAGRGSAQARADFVIWRSAQDKVDQKPPFIIVECKSDNVTIKAPDYAQGEHYARMADAPFFVTHNSRETKYWRVKKDRMPGYIEEIENIPHADATDKEIKELFSKLRVFKEKEFADLLHQCHNVIRNREKKDPAAAFDEIAKILFVKVYVERKLLTRRSKENLFTVDVLNKQIAENPLDNLFQETKRFYGADKIFDDDERINLKPATGEEIVRKLEKYNLSDTSEDIKGVAFERFLGRTFRGEIGQFFTPRTIVEFMVHMIDPKEGEVVCDPASGSGGFLIRVFEIVREKILADADQQYNVYRTKVGKDKSLTDTKRAKLLQERFDEIQQTIDQTKEGSRLWNLANRCILGTDANDRMARTSKMNMIMHGDGHGGVHHHDGFLNVNGIFETRFDIVLTNPPFGANVEPSDKVLESDIEVTASDERRYVREFGEPYKEAQARVKAAINRPIASLFDLPKSDKSKIKTEILFIERCLDLLKPGGRMGIVLPEGIYNNPSLAYVRQFVEDRAYIKAVVSLPEETFVSSGTTVKASLLFLQKYTDAEKLKFEKTSATAKAEIENKYADEIARELQRLGRAIEKTKENKDAKNRRLLQKELRDYVKTIDDKIASESRQLLKERFNYPIFMYEAEKVGMSATGDEDQNELYPNPNQPEETQKTCLEQYKSFVMKGNLPTSNERILGKGKLHSAFYTNFSECDRWDPISFCQMDWKWSENEMQHIGDVLDKKQEPINKIVNFTDLLPVTIHFDGSMDKRSLTPGRTYSMQMFKAEPSDIVVSKIDLKNGAVGIVPNDWTNVAVTGHFAVYSAKQSLVYPEWIHRIMQQPDFKEFLWRHKVGAEGRKEVKLDFFESIKIPTPDLKIQASILQHKQHIIDEIEKLKRKLVLAESQVNKMIHGDLPNE is encoded by the coding sequence ATGGCAAAAAAGAGCTATGTCAAGGCAGATGAAATCCAAATAAAAGGCAATCAGATCTTCAGCCCGGTGCGACGCAAATGGCTGCCGCTGACCCCTGAAGAACGGGTTCGCCAAGAATATCTGTTCGTTTTGACTGAGGGATACGGCTTCACCATCGATCAAATCTCCGAAGAGATGGATGTCGCGGGACGCGGCAGCGCTCAGGCACGGGCCGATTTTGTAATATGGCGCAGTGCTCAGGATAAGGTCGATCAAAAACCGCCGTTTATCATCGTGGAATGCAAATCCGATAATGTTACGATCAAGGCCCCGGATTACGCCCAGGGAGAACACTATGCGCGGATGGCCGACGCGCCTTTTTTCGTCACCCACAACTCGCGGGAAACCAAGTACTGGCGCGTTAAAAAGGATCGGATGCCCGGCTATATCGAAGAGATTGAGAACATCCCCCATGCCGATGCCACGGATAAGGAAATCAAGGAGTTGTTCTCCAAGCTGCGCGTATTCAAAGAAAAAGAGTTCGCCGACCTGCTTCACCAATGCCACAACGTGATCCGCAACCGCGAAAAAAAGGATCCGGCCGCCGCCTTTGATGAAATAGCCAAGATTCTTTTCGTAAAAGTCTACGTGGAGCGCAAGCTGCTCACCCGCCGCAGCAAGGAAAACCTCTTTACCGTGGATGTGCTCAATAAGCAGATTGCTGAAAATCCATTGGACAATTTGTTCCAAGAGACAAAAAGATTTTATGGTGCAGATAAAATTTTTGATGACGACGAACGGATCAACCTAAAACCGGCCACGGGCGAGGAAATCGTGCGTAAGCTGGAAAAATACAATCTGTCCGATACCAGCGAAGATATCAAAGGGGTGGCCTTTGAACGCTTTCTAGGCCGCACCTTTCGTGGGGAAATCGGCCAGTTTTTCACCCCCAGGACCATCGTGGAATTTATGGTCCACATGATCGATCCCAAGGAGGGTGAGGTGGTTTGCGACCCGGCCAGTGGTTCCGGCGGATTCCTGATTCGCGTGTTTGAGATCGTGCGTGAAAAAATCCTGGCTGATGCCGACCAGCAGTATAATGTGTATCGCACAAAAGTTGGAAAAGACAAATCCCTTACGGATACCAAGCGAGCCAAACTTTTGCAGGAAAGATTTGATGAGATCCAGCAGACCATTGATCAAACCAAGGAAGGTTCGCGTCTCTGGAATTTAGCCAACCGCTGCATCTTGGGTACGGACGCCAACGACCGCATGGCCCGCACCAGCAAAATGAACATGATTATGCATGGCGATGGTCACGGCGGGGTTCACCACCATGACGGATTTTTGAACGTCAATGGCATCTTTGAAACCCGCTTTGATATTGTCCTGACTAATCCTCCCTTTGGCGCTAATGTGGAACCCTCGGACAAGGTTCTGGAATCCGATATCGAGGTGACTGCCTCGGACGAACGCCGCTATGTCCGAGAATTCGGAGAGCCTTATAAAGAAGCCCAGGCGCGGGTGAAGGCCGCCATCAACCGGCCCATTGCCAGCCTGTTCGATTTGCCTAAAAGCGATAAATCCAAAATTAAAACCGAAATCCTGTTTATCGAGCGCTGCCTGGATCTGCTCAAACCCGGCGGCCGCATGGGCATTGTGCTACCCGAAGGGATTTATAACAATCCATCCCTGGCCTATGTGCGCCAATTTGTCGAAGACCGGGCCTATATTAAAGCTGTGGTTAGCTTGCCAGAGGAAACCTTTGTATCATCCGGCACCACTGTTAAAGCATCTCTTTTGTTCCTTCAAAAATATACTGATGCGGAGAAATTGAAATTCGAAAAAACTTCTGCGACCGCTAAGGCAGAAATTGAAAATAAATATGCGGATGAGATCGCGAGGGAACTCCAGCGGCTTGGAAGAGCAATTGAAAAAACCAAAGAAAACAAGGACGCCAAAAACCGAAGATTGCTACAGAAAGAATTAAGGGATTACGTCAAGACGATCGATGATAAAATAGCTTCAGAATCTCGGCAGCTATTAAAAGAACGCTTTAATTATCCTATTTTTATGTACGAGGCGGAAAAAGTCGGAATGTCCGCAACTGGAGATGAAGACCAGAACGAGCTATATCCCAATCCGAATCAACCAGAGGAAACACAAAAAACGTGCTTAGAGCAATACAAATCTTTCGTCATGAAAGGAAATTTACCAACTTCAAATGAAAGAATATTAGGGAAAGGCAAATTACATTCTGCTTTTTATACCAATTTTTCTGAATGCGATCGTTGGGACCCAATCAGCTTCTGTCAAATGGATTGGAAGTGGTCAGAGAATGAGATGCAGCATATTGGAGATGTTTTAGATAAAAAGCAGGAGCCAATAAATAAAATCGTTAATTTCACTGATCTTCTACCTGTGACGATTCACTTTGATGGGAGCATGGACAAAAGAAGCCTTACTCCAGGTCGAACCTATAGTATGCAAATGTTTAAAGCAGAACCTAGTGATATTGTTGTATCCAAAATTGACCTGAAAAATGGAGCGGTCGGTATTGTGCCAAATGACTGGACAAACGTTGCTGTTACAGGGCATTTTGCAGTATATTCCGCCAAGCAATCACTTGTATATCCTGAATGGATTCATAGAATTATGCAGCAACCCGACTTTAAAGAGTTCTTATGGCGACATAAGGTGGGGGCAGAAGGCAGAAAAGAGGTGAAGTTAGATTTTTTTGAATCAATTAAAATCCCCACTCCTGATTTAAAAATTCAAGCGAGTATACTTCAACATAAACAACATATTATTGATGAAATTGAAAAGCTAAAACGAAAATTGGTATTGGCGGAATCGCAGGTAAATAAAATGATTCACGGGGATTTGCCGAATGAGTAA
- the radC gene encoding DNA repair protein RadC, protein MDDDKEKFEITPKSVRQSIKDWPTSERPREKLLHLGPEGLSDGELLAVLLRIGKSGQSAEDMGRQLLTQFNGINGIDRAHTEELLAVPGMGIAKTAQLKAAIEIGKRARMQTAQPKDFNNAADVTAYIRPRFEGKRQESFLVILLDGQNRLLAERAIAEGIPTQATVYIRRVMEEALRVSASAFIVAHNHPSGCTAPSPADDQTTQDLKQAADLLNLLFIDHIIIGSGNSYYSYAENGKL, encoded by the coding sequence GTGGATGATGATAAAGAGAAATTTGAGATTACTCCGAAATCTGTACGCCAATCCATCAAGGATTGGCCCACCTCAGAACGCCCCCGTGAAAAGCTTCTTCATTTAGGCCCTGAAGGGTTGTCTGATGGTGAATTGCTTGCGGTTCTGCTGCGAATAGGAAAATCAGGACAGTCGGCTGAAGATATGGGGCGGCAGCTATTGACACAGTTCAATGGCATCAACGGAATCGATCGTGCTCATACCGAAGAACTTCTTGCCGTTCCCGGCATGGGCATCGCCAAAACCGCACAATTAAAGGCTGCTATCGAAATCGGAAAAAGAGCCCGCATGCAAACCGCCCAGCCCAAGGATTTTAACAATGCGGCGGATGTGACTGCATACATCCGGCCGCGGTTTGAAGGCAAGCGTCAGGAATCCTTTTTAGTCATCCTCCTGGACGGCCAGAACCGTCTGCTTGCTGAAAGGGCAATTGCCGAAGGTATCCCGACGCAAGCCACGGTCTATATTCGTCGGGTGATGGAGGAAGCCTTGCGGGTATCGGCAAGCGCGTTCATAGTGGCCCACAATCATCCTTCAGGCTGCACAGCCCCCTCGCCCGCGGATGACCAGACGACTCAGGACCTTAAACAAGCCGCCGATCTTTTGAATTTACTTTTTATAGATCACATCATAATCGGCAGCGGGAACAGTTATTACAGTTACGCTGAAAACGGCAAATTATGA